In one window of Shewanella goraebulensis DNA:
- the pilV gene encoding type IV pilus modification protein PilV, with protein MSAKRNGFSLIEVMVSLVILTIGLVGIFNLHIVAKRGSFESFQQTQASYYANDIINRMRMNRSELINYQGSYSGTTSAPAKACDVNVGGNSICTSVETRVWDLYQWERMFQGDSEQSSGTNVGGLDSSVACIDINGRDVTVVMTWRGVRASSDGLSEASSFAKSCGTSNDRRRALVIETAII; from the coding sequence ATGTCAGCAAAAAGGAATGGATTTTCCTTAATTGAAGTGATGGTTTCTTTAGTCATCTTAACTATTGGTTTAGTAGGAATTTTTAATCTACATATCGTTGCTAAACGAGGCAGTTTTGAGTCTTTTCAGCAAACTCAAGCTTCTTACTATGCTAATGATATTATTAACCGAATGCGAATGAACCGTTCTGAACTGATTAACTATCAAGGGTCATACTCTGGCACTACTTCAGCTCCTGCTAAAGCATGTGATGTTAATGTCGGTGGTAATAGTATATGTACAAGTGTAGAAACAAGAGTTTGGGACTTATATCAATGGGAAAGGATGTTCCAAGGAGATAGTGAGCAGTCTTCAGGTACAAACGTAGGTGGATTAGATTCTTCAGTTGCTTGTATTGATATAAATGGCCGTGATGTCACTGTTGTTATGACTTGGCGTGGTGTCAGAGCATCTTCAGATGGATTATCTGAAGCTAGTTCATTCGCAAAAAGCTGCGGCACTTCAAATGATAGACGTCGAGCTTTAGTGATCGAAACAGCCATTATATAA
- a CDS encoding GspH/FimT family pseudopilin — protein sequence MKLELKGFTLVELMVTVAVAAILLTVGVPSLTSLYEGHRANSNISKIHSSIQFARSQAVSYGSRVSVCPFNGTSCDTNWTKGFSVFIDNGTLGTLDTTNGIQDTILRTVDSFDSEDFITSSLSRYTFNADGLMNLSQTGNIIYCPGEKTNPDSKGFTIGVSGRISTIETSVTCQ from the coding sequence ATGAAACTTGAATTGAAAGGATTTACGCTTGTTGAACTAATGGTTACTGTTGCCGTTGCAGCTATATTGTTGACTGTGGGCGTTCCTTCACTAACCTCTCTTTACGAAGGCCATCGAGCAAACAGTAATATTAGTAAAATTCATTCAAGTATTCAGTTTGCCAGAAGCCAAGCAGTTAGTTACGGTAGCAGAGTATCTGTATGCCCTTTTAATGGGACTAGCTGTGACACTAACTGGACAAAGGGATTCAGTGTGTTTATCGATAACGGAACATTAGGGACTTTAGATACCACTAACGGGATCCAAGATACAATATTAAGAACAGTAGATAGCTTTGATAGTGAGGACTTTATTACTTCATCTCTAAGCCGTTATACTTTTAACGCTGACGGTTTGATGAACCTTAGTCAAACAGGAAACATCATTTATTGCCCTGGCGAAAAAACCAACCCCGACTCAAAAGGTTTTACTATCGGAGTCTCTGGGCGTATCTCGACGATAGAAACTTCTGTCACATGCCAGTAA
- a CDS encoding GspH/FimT family pseudopilin, which produces MITYKHNCGFNLVELMTSITIFGLLSTIAFPSFKSLQQQFRVDSNLRTIQNSMQFARNIAINYGTRVTVCPLVNGKCGRDWEQGFSVFTDSGTTNQVNSSDVIMLEVSQFHEEDIIQYNRLALRYQPDGLASGTNGTLTYCPQTIDSPYSRALVINQAGRVRYSTKKNITCKP; this is translated from the coding sequence ATGATTACCTATAAGCACAATTGTGGCTTTAACTTAGTTGAGTTAATGACCTCAATAACAATTTTCGGTTTACTTTCAACTATTGCTTTCCCTTCATTTAAATCTCTTCAACAACAATTTAGAGTTGATAGTAATTTAAGAACGATACAGAACTCTATGCAATTTGCTCGTAATATAGCGATTAATTATGGTACTAGAGTCACAGTTTGTCCGCTAGTAAATGGAAAGTGTGGTAGAGACTGGGAACAAGGGTTTTCAGTATTTACAGACTCGGGCACTACAAATCAAGTTAATAGTAGTGACGTAATTATGCTTGAGGTGAGTCAATTTCATGAAGAAGATATTATCCAATATAATCGGCTAGCACTTCGCTATCAACCAGATGGTCTAGCTTCCGGAACTAATGGAACGTTAACATACTGCCCACAAACCATAGATAGCCCATACTCAAGAGCGCTTGTTATTAATCAAGCTGGTAGAGTGAGATATTCAACTAAAAAGAACATCACCTGCAAGCCATAA
- a CDS encoding pilus assembly protein: MNRFILSTLLFTAIGFSADSIADDTELYVFESTARSGSRPQVLIIFDTSGSMGTNFTTDVPYERGDENLDSGGSLSQDTKLFFSRSSTDIPTASSNQYFLHGVNGCDVGEQYLEDYGMFTGYIREHKYIGENGTWSELPLTDGSGIKQIDCYEDIAEGVYYNNNTNFWGFPVDGLGTSAEPIRYTAADNSSSDAEIESAIEIAKLTNFGIGQPITLYTEKYINWYHSTKSQQSYSRMDIAQRVIEDTIVTTPGVDFGLSVFNKNNRDGSKSGGRIVYGISPTTEATKGTLLSTIGDLNADGYTPLCENLYEAYRYFSGQSVLFGDDDPNRIPLRDTTIETNGSYDSPFVGKQCQDKAYVIYVTDGEPTRDNNADSQVLALSGVTTGDIYDGNYLPALAGWISDNDVNTSLDGTQTVNTYTIGFSSGAASAAPILKETALRGNGAYYSADDAQKLQEALQTIFSNILETNSSFTSPSISSNNFDRTQTLDSVYYAMFLPNKGPRWFGNLKKFKVTGSGDVVDQDGNNAIGDDGNLKTSACSYWTAKSVCEATSGGGDGNDVAIGGAALMLQNTSSRTLYGNFGSNGEIQAFTKANASNSPGISGDDELALFMGVDESELTKLFDWAKGIDVDDENTDNSTSDKRPDIMGDPLHSKPLAINYGTDGSPDVRVIMGTNQGFLHMFKDKGDTVEETWAFMPQELLPNLRELRANVPTGVHSVYGMDSSPVAHVERTASGAVEKAWLYVGMRRGGKSYYALDITNPDSPVFLWKVDPDSQGMSQMGQSWSEPVITYIPGFPSGNTSADTALPVVIIGGGYNPSSKDGEGVGSDDTSGRSVYVLNAATGALVHEFGVSAGTNKTKLDGIVDSIPNSIALLDSNNDRLTDRLYATDTGANIWRMDLPSASPDDSTSPWTAHKFASLGGSSQSNDRRFFAEPAVAQTVFTNISDVTVTDSGGNSTVIRSYQNVPYDAVTVGTGHRPHPLDTSRADKFFVLQDRNVVTKSFTGVTGSEIPEALDLSNLYDVSSAAPETEDENIAFGKKRGWYFSFGGTGEKSLSASTIVQGRVFFTSYVPGVASSANQCLVSGAGRLYGFDLHKGTRSYTEEYLEMGDRVPDTPQLVVPPNGDDESYMYLIGIGAAGDDMKKADDPSDDGCPPGDDKCIGGGLGVNKIYYHIDE, encoded by the coding sequence ATGAATAGATTTATATTAAGTACATTACTCTTCACTGCTATAGGCTTTAGTGCTGATAGCATAGCAGATGACACTGAATTATATGTTTTTGAGTCTACTGCTCGTTCAGGTTCAAGACCTCAGGTATTAATTATATTTGATACATCAGGAAGCATGGGGACTAACTTTACGACAGATGTACCCTATGAACGTGGTGATGAAAACTTAGACAGTGGTGGGTCTTTGTCACAGGATACAAAACTCTTCTTTAGTCGAAGCAGTACTGACATACCAACAGCCTCGAGTAATCAATACTTCTTACACGGTGTAAATGGCTGTGATGTTGGTGAGCAGTATTTAGAAGATTATGGCATGTTTACTGGTTATATTCGCGAGCATAAATATATTGGTGAAAATGGTACCTGGTCTGAATTACCTTTAACAGATGGTTCCGGTATTAAGCAAATAGATTGTTATGAAGATATTGCTGAAGGCGTATACTACAACAATAATACAAATTTTTGGGGGTTTCCGGTTGATGGGTTAGGTACTAGTGCTGAACCAATACGTTACACCGCTGCTGACAATAGCTCTTCAGATGCAGAAATTGAATCTGCAATTGAAATAGCTAAATTAACCAACTTTGGTATTGGACAACCGATAACCTTATATACAGAGAAATATATCAATTGGTATCACAGCACAAAATCACAACAAAGCTATTCCAGAATGGATATTGCCCAACGAGTCATTGAGGACACCATTGTTACTACACCTGGAGTTGATTTTGGTTTATCTGTCTTTAACAAAAACAATAGAGATGGTTCAAAAAGTGGGGGCCGAATTGTCTATGGTATTTCTCCGACAACAGAAGCCACAAAAGGAACTTTACTTTCAACCATTGGTGATTTGAATGCAGATGGTTACACACCACTTTGTGAAAATTTATATGAAGCTTATCGTTATTTTAGTGGCCAAAGTGTTTTGTTTGGTGATGATGACCCAAATAGAATACCACTTCGAGATACGACTATAGAAACTAATGGAAGTTACGACTCTCCTTTTGTCGGTAAGCAATGTCAAGATAAAGCTTATGTCATCTATGTGACAGATGGGGAGCCTACTCGTGATAACAATGCCGACTCTCAAGTACTCGCTTTATCTGGAGTGACGACAGGTGATATATATGATGGTAATTATCTCCCAGCATTAGCAGGTTGGATTAGTGACAATGATGTCAATACCAGTTTAGACGGTACCCAAACTGTTAATACATACACTATTGGATTTAGTTCTGGGGCTGCAAGTGCAGCGCCGATACTCAAAGAAACAGCTTTGCGTGGTAATGGTGCTTATTACTCAGCAGATGATGCGCAAAAGCTTCAAGAAGCATTACAGACTATTTTTTCTAATATTCTAGAAACCAATTCTAGTTTCACTTCCCCTTCAATTTCGAGTAACAACTTTGATAGGACTCAAACTCTGGATTCTGTTTACTACGCAATGTTCTTGCCTAATAAAGGACCGCGTTGGTTTGGTAATCTTAAAAAATTCAAAGTAACTGGTTCTGGTGACGTAGTTGACCAAGATGGCAATAACGCTATTGGAGATGATGGAAATTTAAAAACTTCAGCCTGTTCATATTGGACGGCGAAATCCGTTTGTGAAGCTACTAGTGGTGGTGGTGATGGTAATGATGTTGCTATTGGTGGTGCAGCATTAATGCTTCAAAACACTTCAAGTAGAACCTTATATGGTAATTTTGGTTCAAATGGCGAGATCCAAGCATTTACAAAGGCTAATGCGAGTAATAGCCCGGGGATTTCTGGGGATGATGAACTTGCACTATTTATGGGTGTTGATGAATCTGAATTGACTAAATTGTTCGACTGGGCAAAAGGCATAGATGTCGATGATGAGAATACTGATAATTCAACTTCTGATAAACGTCCAGACATCATGGGAGATCCTCTGCACTCCAAGCCATTAGCAATTAACTACGGAACTGACGGCTCACCGGATGTTAGAGTTATAATGGGAACCAATCAAGGTTTTTTACACATGTTCAAAGATAAAGGCGATACAGTTGAAGAAACCTGGGCCTTTATGCCGCAAGAATTATTGCCAAATTTGAGAGAACTTAGGGCTAACGTGCCAACAGGAGTCCACTCAGTCTACGGAATGGATAGTTCCCCTGTCGCTCACGTTGAGCGAACAGCAAGCGGCGCTGTTGAGAAAGCGTGGTTATATGTAGGAATGCGACGTGGTGGTAAGTCTTATTATGCACTTGATATTACTAACCCTGATTCACCAGTATTTTTATGGAAAGTAGATCCTGATTCGCAAGGTATGTCTCAAATGGGGCAGTCATGGTCAGAACCAGTGATAACTTATATTCCAGGTTTCCCATCAGGTAACACTTCCGCCGATACCGCTTTGCCTGTAGTTATCATTGGTGGAGGTTATAACCCTTCATCAAAGGATGGAGAAGGTGTGGGAAGTGATGATACTAGTGGTCGAAGTGTCTATGTATTAAATGCTGCTACAGGAGCCTTAGTACATGAGTTTGGTGTAAGTGCAGGAACAAACAAAACAAAGCTGGATGGGATTGTTGATAGCATCCCAAATAGTATTGCATTGCTAGATAGTAATAACGACAGATTAACAGATAGATTATATGCAACAGATACAGGTGCTAATATTTGGCGAATGGATTTACCTAGCGCTTCACCTGATGATTCTACTTCTCCTTGGACTGCACATAAATTTGCCAGTTTAGGAGGTTCATCGCAAAGTAATGACAGACGCTTTTTTGCTGAACCTGCCGTTGCCCAAACTGTTTTTACTAATATTTCAGATGTTACAGTGACTGATTCAGGTGGAAACTCAACGGTTATTCGTTCTTATCAAAATGTTCCCTACGATGCAGTTACAGTTGGTACAGGTCATAGACCTCATCCTCTAGATACAAGTCGTGCTGATAAATTTTTTGTTTTACAAGATCGTAATGTAGTAACAAAATCTTTTACTGGCGTTACAGGTAGCGAGATACCAGAAGCTTTAGATTTATCAAATTTATATGATGTTTCGAGTGCAGCACCAGAAACTGAAGATGAAAATATCGCATTCGGAAAAAAACGAGGTTGGTATTTTAGTTTTGGTGGAACAGGTGAAAAAAGCCTATCAGCTTCGACCATAGTGCAAGGACGAGTATTCTTCACATCTTATGTGCCCGGAGTAGCGTCGTCTGCTAATCAGTGCTTAGTTTCTGGAGCAGGGCGTTTATACGGGTTTGATTTGCATAAAGGTACTCGTTCTTATACAGAAGAGTATTTAGAAATGGGTGATCGTGTTCCGGATACCCCGCAGCTAGTCGTTCCTCCCAATGGAGATGACGAAAGCTATATGTACCTTATTGGTATTGGGGCTGCAGGGGATGATATGAAAAAAGCCGATGATCCTAGTGATGATGGTTGTCCACCTGGTGACGATAAGTGTATTGGCGGTGGTTTAGGCGTAAATAAAATTTATTACCATATAGACGAGTAA
- a CDS encoding LacI family DNA-binding transcriptional regulator, producing the protein MKVTINDVAKHAGVSIKTVSRVTNKESSVRQATIDKVNAAISELNYQPNLAARNLASTKSYVIGFIYDNPNAYYVIDMQKGILSACQDKGYELLIHPCDAKSIDICEELTQMVKHSRLSGLVLTPPMSEDPKILAALDKIDANYVRIIAGENTESENGLTVLVNDKHGALEITQHLIDIGHSDIGFLSGDQHHESTKERLTGFKDALTQNQLSVVNDWILDGQYSFESGVEGANKLINLSKRPTAIVACNDEIAAGALFAARLAGLDIPKDLSIVGFEDSPFSRQTWPKLTTVHQPNVKIAKVATELLIANSKATVEQKSMVFTPEPVIRDSSANR; encoded by the coding sequence ATGAAAGTAACCATCAATGATGTCGCCAAGCATGCAGGCGTTTCGATCAAAACTGTTTCACGAGTGACCAACAAAGAGTCATCTGTAAGACAGGCAACAATTGATAAAGTTAACGCTGCAATTAGCGAACTCAACTACCAACCTAATCTAGCTGCTAGAAATTTAGCGAGTACAAAATCATATGTCATTGGTTTTATCTATGATAATCCCAATGCTTACTATGTCATTGATATGCAGAAAGGTATTTTGTCAGCTTGCCAAGATAAAGGTTATGAACTGCTCATCCACCCTTGTGATGCAAAATCTATAGATATTTGTGAAGAGCTCACCCAAATGGTCAAGCATTCACGTTTATCTGGCCTAGTCCTGACACCACCTATGTCTGAAGATCCAAAAATCCTTGCTGCATTAGATAAAATTGATGCTAATTATGTCCGTATTATTGCAGGTGAAAACACTGAATCAGAAAACGGCTTAACTGTCTTAGTTAATGATAAGCATGGCGCACTAGAAATCACCCAGCACCTTATTGATATTGGGCATTCAGACATAGGGTTTCTTAGTGGTGATCAGCACCATGAATCAACCAAGGAACGTCTAACAGGCTTTAAGGACGCATTAACTCAAAACCAATTATCTGTCGTTAATGACTGGATATTAGACGGGCAGTATTCTTTTGAATCTGGCGTGGAAGGTGCAAATAAATTAATTAACTTATCTAAGCGCCCCACTGCAATTGTCGCATGTAACGATGAAATCGCTGCAGGAGCCTTGTTTGCGGCAAGGTTAGCTGGGTTAGATATACCTAAAGACCTTTCAATCGTTGGCTTCGAGGATAGCCCTTTCTCTCGCCAAACTTGGCCAAAACTCACCACTGTGCATCAGCCCAATGTTAAAATTGCCAAGGTAGCAACTGAGTTGCTTATTGCAAATAGCAAAGCAACTGTAGAACAGAAATCAATGGTGTTTACCCCAGAGCCTGTTATTCGGGACTCTTCAGCGAATCGTTAA
- the fkpB gene encoding FKBP-type peptidyl-prolyl cis-trans isomerase — protein MSEQQASSRSILCHMNIILEDGSTADSTKSSGKPARFNVGDGSLSPAFEAEIIALQLGDKHNFTLEPADAFGESNPDAIHHMDRSRFPADMELEPGVIVSFGGPGGSEIPGMVREIAGDSITVDLNHPLAGQKVTFELDVVEVL, from the coding sequence TTGTCAGAACAACAAGCTTCATCTCGTTCAATTCTATGTCATATGAATATTATTCTTGAAGATGGTTCTACTGCTGATAGCACTAAGTCATCTGGCAAACCAGCAAGGTTTAACGTCGGTGATGGTAGCTTAAGCCCTGCATTTGAAGCCGAGATTATTGCATTACAACTTGGTGATAAACACAATTTTACTTTGGAACCTGCAGATGCGTTCGGTGAATCAAATCCAGATGCGATTCATCACATGGATAGAAGTCGTTTTCCTGCAGATATGGAACTTGAGCCGGGAGTAATTGTTAGTTTTGGCGGCCCTGGCGGTAGCGAAATACCTGGTATGGTGCGAGAAATAGCTGGTGATTCAATTACTGTTGATTTAAATCATCCATTAGCAGGCCAGAAAGTCACTTTCGAACTCGATGTGGTAGAGGTACTTTAA
- a CDS encoding P-II family nitrogen regulator: MKKVEAIIKPFKLDDVRESLAEIGITGMTVSEVKGFGRQKGHTELYRGAEYMVDFLPKVKIELVIQDEQLDQAIEVIVDTARTGKIGDGKIFVTDIERVIRIRTGEENEEAV, translated from the coding sequence ATGAAAAAAGTAGAAGCCATTATTAAACCATTCAAACTTGATGATGTGCGTGAGTCACTTGCGGAAATTGGTATCACTGGCATGACAGTGTCAGAAGTTAAAGGCTTTGGTCGTCAAAAAGGTCATACTGAGCTTTATCGTGGTGCAGAATATATGGTCGACTTTCTTCCTAAAGTTAAAATCGAATTGGTTATTCAGGATGAGCAATTAGATCAGGCTATTGAAGTGATTGTTGATACTGCTCGAACAGGTAAAATTGGTGATGGTAAGATTTTCGTCACTGATATTGAACGCGTTATCCGTATTCGGACTGGTGAAGAGAATGAAGAAGCGGTGTAA
- a CDS encoding TapY2 family type IVa secretion system protein: MIRLMICVLCLLFSLSLFAAEEEELTSTYKCYIETNYGNDIAMFTWLPSKQVESQASILTQKVSTASGKRAVVRGVEQCVLTSVDFKSKSAQKLDEEISTY, encoded by the coding sequence ATGATTCGATTAATGATCTGCGTTTTGTGTTTATTATTTAGTCTTTCACTTTTTGCTGCTGAAGAGGAAGAGTTAACAAGTACTTACAAGTGCTATATAGAAACTAATTATGGAAATGATATCGCAATGTTTACTTGGCTCCCAAGTAAACAGGTAGAATCACAAGCATCTATTTTAACCCAAAAAGTTAGTACAGCCTCTGGTAAACGCGCTGTGGTGAGGGGAGTTGAACAATGTGTTCTAACCAGCGTAGATTTTAAGTCGAAAAGTGCTCAAAAATTAGATGAAGAAATTAGCACATATTAA
- the lspA gene encoding signal peptidase II — protein sequence MPLTWKESGIRWYWVAVLVFFADQLSKQWVLLNFELYESIQLLPFFNFTYVRNYGAAFSFLSEAGGWQRWLFTIIAIGFSTLLTVWLRKQSSSLWRTNLAYTLIIGGAIGNLVDRLMHGYVVDFIDFYWNTSHYPAFNIADAGIFIGAVLIIWDSFKPEQPAKES from the coding sequence ATGCCTCTTACTTGGAAAGAAAGTGGCATTCGTTGGTATTGGGTAGCTGTATTAGTATTTTTTGCTGATCAGCTATCTAAGCAATGGGTGTTATTAAATTTCGAGCTGTATGAATCCATACAGCTTTTACCTTTTTTCAACTTTACCTATGTCCGTAATTACGGCGCTGCTTTTAGCTTTTTAAGTGAAGCGGGTGGCTGGCAACGATGGTTATTTACTATTATTGCTATTGGCTTTAGTACACTTCTGACCGTTTGGTTACGTAAGCAATCATCTTCGCTTTGGCGAACCAATTTAGCCTATACCCTGATCATTGGTGGCGCTATTGGTAACTTAGTTGATCGCTTAATGCATGGCTATGTTGTCGATTTTATTGATTTCTATTGGAATACTAGCCATTACCCAGCGTTTAATATTGCGGACGCAGGTATTTTTATTGGTGCGGTGTTGATTATTTGGGATTCATTTAAGCCAGAACAGCCAGCGAAAGAAAGTTAG
- a CDS encoding pilus assembly PilX family protein, whose product MKKQQGVVLFFSLIVLVIMTVIGVALAVNSTQSLRMSGAGTERIEAMVSAQGAQEKMIADNSGATMANMVAETVMNDGDLGVVNTVTPMTNGVGDDDCQRTTKANSGNIIKCKRLEVSSSASFGRSNLGQVTIVLGFEQEVLSGS is encoded by the coding sequence ATAAAAAAACAACAAGGAGTAGTACTATTTTTCTCATTAATAGTGCTAGTTATAATGACTGTAATCGGTGTTGCTCTAGCTGTTAACTCGACTCAATCATTACGGATGTCCGGTGCTGGTACTGAAAGAATTGAAGCTATGGTTTCAGCTCAAGGTGCGCAAGAAAAAATGATTGCAGATAATAGTGGTGCGACGATGGCGAATATGGTCGCAGAAACTGTGATGAATGATGGCGATTTGGGCGTTGTCAATACAGTGACACCGATGACTAATGGAGTTGGTGATGACGACTGCCAAAGAACAACAAAAGCGAATTCTGGCAATATCATTAAGTGTAAACGGCTCGAAGTATCGAGTTCAGCGAGTTTTGGTCGAAGTAATTTAGGTCAAGTCACTATCGTTCTAGGTTTTGAGCAAGAAGTGTTGTCTGGGAGTTAA
- a CDS encoding PilW family protein yields the protein MPIKTKLQAGLSLVELMVTMVISLFLTLGIFTMFSMSSSNVSTTSQFNQLQENGRIALAIIERDLSQLGFTADITGTDLNFGVNTRVSATAVANDCIGAGANNATFPNNQPAHFRRLWGYEAGVSAESLACITPKSNTDVVQMKRLLGPSVLAANMNSTRYYAASTSNEIEFFNGNVAPPSLLNSRIWEYQHHVYYIEDDGSIPILKRRTLSIGNGMNNDEQLVEGIDNMRILYGFDSNGDDTADSYMPVQNVTTLMWDNAFFQRLVSLRVFLLVRTANVDNSYTNDVTYQLGDKTIGPLNDNFRRKVVSTTIVLENPVLIRN from the coding sequence ATGCCGATAAAAACAAAATTACAGGCAGGTTTATCACTCGTTGAATTAATGGTTACGATGGTGATTAGCTTATTTCTAACATTGGGTATTTTTACAATGTTTAGCATGTCATCAAGTAATGTTTCTACGACAAGTCAATTTAATCAATTACAAGAAAATGGACGGATTGCGCTTGCAATCATTGAGAGAGATCTTAGCCAACTTGGTTTTACAGCAGATATTACAGGAACTGATCTAAATTTTGGCGTTAATACTCGGGTCTCGGCCACTGCTGTTGCAAATGATTGCATAGGAGCTGGAGCTAATAATGCAACTTTTCCGAATAATCAACCTGCTCACTTTAGACGTTTATGGGGTTATGAAGCAGGAGTTAGTGCAGAAAGTTTAGCTTGTATAACGCCTAAATCTAACACTGATGTTGTCCAAATGAAGCGCTTACTGGGCCCTTCAGTTTTAGCCGCTAATATGAATTCAACTCGCTATTACGCAGCGTCGACGTCTAATGAAATAGAGTTTTTCAATGGTAACGTTGCACCGCCTTCATTATTAAATAGTCGCATATGGGAGTATCAGCATCATGTTTATTACATAGAAGATGATGGATCTATTCCTATATTAAAACGCCGTACTTTATCTATTGGTAACGGAATGAATAATGATGAACAGTTAGTTGAAGGTATTGATAATATGAGAATCCTGTACGGATTCGACAGCAATGGCGATGATACAGCGGATAGCTATATGCCTGTGCAAAATGTGACTACGCTTATGTGGGATAACGCTTTCTTTCAAAGGTTAGTCTCATTAAGAGTGTTTTTACTTGTACGAACGGCTAATGTAGACAATAGCTATACTAATGATGTGACGTATCAATTAGGCGATAAAACAATTGGACCATTAAATGATAATTTCCGTCGGAAGGTTGTTTCTACAACCATTGTTTTAGAAAACCCGGTATTAATAAGAAATTAG
- a CDS encoding type IV pilin protein produces MKNKNGFTLIEVMIAVVIVGILSAIAYPSYTQFVAKGARADGLAGLMDIANRQEQFYLDNRKYTADMTKLGLAADPWVVDNGYYSIDAVVTNNADFTITASAKGTQITRDPNCTAITLNATGAKLPKECWE; encoded by the coding sequence ATGAAAAATAAAAATGGTTTTACGTTAATTGAGGTCATGATAGCAGTAGTTATTGTTGGTATTTTATCAGCTATTGCATACCCAAGTTATACTCAGTTCGTCGCAAAAGGTGCAAGAGCTGATGGTTTAGCTGGTTTAATGGATATTGCAAACAGACAAGAACAATTTTATTTAGATAATCGTAAATATACAGCAGATATGACTAAATTAGGGTTAGCTGCTGACCCTTGGGTTGTTGATAATGGCTACTATTCAATTGATGCTGTAGTGACAAACAACGCTGATTTTACCATTACTGCATCGGCTAAAGGGACTCAAATAACCCGAGACCCTAATTGTACTGCTATAACTTTGAATGCGACTGGTGCTAAATTGCCAAAGGAGTGTTGGGAATGA
- the ispH gene encoding 4-hydroxy-3-methylbut-2-enyl diphosphate reductase gives MLKVDPTSPELNILLANPRGFCAGVDRAISIVERALELFEPPIYVRHEVVHNRYVVENLKDRGAIFVDELEQVPDDSIVIFSAHGVSQAVRKEAKARGLKVFDATCPLVTKVHLQVTRASRKGIECILIGHEGHPEVEGTMGQYDNAEGGVYLVESPESVAKLEVNNPENLCFVTQTTLSVDDTLDIIEALKAKFPSIEGPRKDDICYATQNRQDAVRTMSSDADLFIVVGSKNSSNSNRLRELAEKTDTKAYLVDTAADVEDTWFDGVAKVAVTAGASAPEVLVQQVVDAIAKFEPSVITEVEGRKEDTVFAVPAELR, from the coding sequence ATGCTTAAAGTTGATCCGACGTCTCCTGAACTTAATATTTTACTTGCTAACCCAAGAGGTTTTTGTGCGGGTGTGGACCGTGCAATTAGCATTGTTGAGCGGGCTTTAGAGTTATTTGAACCGCCAATATATGTGCGTCATGAGGTTGTACATAACCGATATGTAGTTGAAAACTTAAAAGATCGCGGCGCTATTTTTGTCGATGAGCTTGAGCAAGTCCCTGACGATAGTATTGTAATATTTAGCGCTCATGGTGTGTCTCAGGCTGTGCGTAAAGAAGCGAAAGCCCGTGGTTTAAAGGTTTTTGATGCAACTTGTCCTTTAGTGACAAAAGTGCACTTACAAGTCACTCGAGCAAGCAGAAAGGGAATCGAATGTATTCTGATTGGTCATGAAGGGCATCCGGAAGTTGAAGGGACGATGGGCCAATATGACAATGCGGAAGGTGGGGTTTATTTAGTGGAGTCGCCAGAAAGTGTCGCTAAACTAGAAGTTAACAACCCTGAAAACTTATGCTTTGTTACTCAGACGACATTATCTGTTGATGACACGTTAGATATTATTGAAGCATTAAAGGCTAAGTTCCCGTCTATTGAGGGGCCACGTAAAGATGATATTTGTTACGCAACACAAAACCGTCAAGATGCTGTAAGAACTATGTCTTCTGACGCAGACTTGTTTATTGTTGTTGGGTCTAAAAACAGCTCTAACTCAAACCGATTACGAGAGTTAGCAGAAAAAACAGATACTAAAGCTTACCTTGTTGATACTGCTGCAGATGTCGAAGATACATGGTTTGACGGGGTCGCAAAAGTTGCTGTGACTGCAGGAGCTTCAGCACCTGAAGTTTTGGTGCAACAAGTTGTCGATGCTATCGCTAAATTTGAGCCTTCAGTAATAACTGAAGTAGAAGGGCGAAAAGAAGATACAGTATTTGCAGTACCTGCTGAGTTAAGGTAG